One Fuerstiella marisgermanici DNA window includes the following coding sequences:
- a CDS encoding pyridoxamine 5'-phosphate oxidase family protein, with protein MTQSAQEQFHSQLTHFSNAMLVTRASDGQLRSRPMAVAEVEENSNVWFVTDFDAAKVDEIQADPQVCVVMQDSSRFLSLSGHGKIIRDRNKVEELWSEAWKVWFPEGKDDPSIVLLKVESTVGEFWDNSGLKGIQYLFEAGKAYLSGERPDTSESMNKKVTL; from the coding sequence ATGACTCAGTCAGCACAAGAGCAATTTCATTCTCAACTCACTCACTTCAGCAATGCTATGCTGGTCACTCGAGCAAGCGACGGGCAACTTCGCAGTCGACCGATGGCCGTCGCCGAGGTGGAAGAAAACTCGAACGTCTGGTTTGTAACCGACTTCGACGCTGCGAAAGTCGACGAAATTCAAGCTGATCCGCAGGTCTGCGTCGTCATGCAGGACAGCAGCCGTTTTCTTTCGCTAAGCGGTCATGGCAAGATCATTCGCGACCGTAACAAGGTCGAAGAGCTGTGGAGTGAAGCGTGGAAGGTCTGGTTTCCTGAAGGCAAGGACGATCCTTCCATTGTGCTGTTGAAGGTTGAATCGACAGTAGGCGAGTTCTGGGATAACTCAGGCCTGAAGGGCATCCAATACCTGTTCGAAGCTGGCAAAGCCTATCTGTCCGGCGAACGTCCCGACACCAGCGAATCGATGAATAAAAAAGTCACGCTGTAG